The Patescibacteria group bacterium sequence AGTTTGATCAAGCCGAGATAGAGTATTTTTTTCATCCCAAGAAAGAAAATTGGGAAGAAATATTTGATAGTTGGAAGAAATTAATGTGGGAATTCATCACAGAACGTCTAGGTGTGAACAAAGAAAATCTTCGCTGGCGTGAACATTCTGATAAAGAACGTTCGTTTTATAGTAAAAAAACAGTAGATCTTGAATATAAATATCCATTTGGATTCAAAGAATTATGGGGTATTGCGTATAGAACAGATTATGATCTCAAACAACATGCAGCAGCATCCAAACATGAGCTTTCAATTGTCGATCCTGAAACAAACGAGAAAATTATCCCTCATGTAATTGAGCCGGCACTTGGAATTAATCGCTTGTTCCTTACACTTCTTTGCGATGCATATTTTGAAGAAAAAGATAGGATTGTCTTGCGATTACATCCGAGAATTGCACCTATTAAAGTTGCAGTTTTTCCACTTTTAAAGAACAGAAAAGATCTTGTAGAGAAAGCTAGAGAAGTTTATCAAATATTAAAAAAATCTATAGATGGGAAGATTTTATGGGATGATAGAGGTAATATTGGAAAAAGATATCTTTCACAAGATGAAATAGGAACTCCATGGTGTGTAACTATTGATTTTGATACACTTGTTGATAATACGGTAACAGTACGAGACAGGGACACTACCAATCAGGAGAGGATTGCAATTCAAGATCTTGCAAATTATTTCAGTAATAAGCTACTATAAAGATGTGAACAAAGAATCATATCGAGATTCATTACCACCAGATTCTTCTCCTTTTACGACTAATGATAATAGATTGAGATCCTCTCCTACATTTAATCCTGATGATCTCTTTTATCCTGGAACTATTCATCTAACTGACTATGGTAGTAAAATCCAAAAAGGATTACTTCATATCCAAAGTTTGGAAAGAAATAGCGATGTTAATGATCCTTATGTGATGTCACCTGAGAAGCAGAAGGAGGAGCTATCAGAGTTTTTATCAACTGCTGATTCTTTGGGGATGCCTACTCAATTAGATTATTGGAGAGGAGTAGTTTCACCTCAATTTACTGAGGCAATTGAAAAAAGGAATAATGATATTGCAGCAAATTTAATAACAAAAGATGTAAATCAACATGATCGAGCAGTAATGGATCAATCCTATCCTTTAATTAGATATAAAGATAGAATAGGAGAGATTATTAATGAGGCGAAAAAAAGAATAAAAAAGAAGTATCAAATTTTTCCCAATCCTCAAGTTGACAACTCAGCTGGAGTTGTTAAAATAAATCAATCAGGAGATTAATGAAACATAAGAATTTTATTATATTAGGTGTAGTTTTCCTTCTTATTTTGTTTGTGGGAGGTTATTTTCTGTTGGGTAATAAAACTCAACCGGAGTTAAAAGAAGAGACTCGATCTGTTGAGGAAGAAGTAATAACTCTCAAACCCGAGGAGATTGGTCTACAAATAATGGCAAGTGCGAATAAGAAGCAAGTTAAATTTATAATTAATAAATTGAATGGTATTCAATCTATTGAGTATGAACTTTCTTATGAAGCAGATGCTGTTAGCGGTGATGAACAGCGTATTTCACGCGGGATTGCAGGAGAAGACGTTATTAAACCTGGTATGAAAAAATATGAGTCTAAGTTCTTAGATCTTGGTAGTTGTTCCAGTGGTACCTGCCGATACGATACAGGTGTTGAATCAGTTAATCTTCTTCTCAAATTAACAAAGGATGACGGCAAAGTCTATCAGGTAGAAGACTCCCTTTCTCTAATCTGATATTTAAATCCACACATCACATTTAGACCATTTCTTAATTTTAGAACTAAATAATTGCAATAAAGATTATTTTGACGTTTACCCACTACTTATTGTGTTTGATGCTTTTATAAGACACTACAGTAACATTATTCTAGT is a genomic window containing:
- the glyQS gene encoding glycine--tRNA ligase encodes the protein MAENKMEKLTALFKRRGFVYPGSEIYGGLANTYDYGPVGTELLRNIRNLWWKEFVIRRDDIVGLEASIISHRKVWEASGHTVGFSDAFVDCKNCKVRIRADQLIEDYLEKNADTLEKIDVTELILPEGLSFEDVIRYIQQKKVEGFSEAQLDSIIKLHAIPCPNCGAVNWTPVRRFNLLFPIKLGIVEGEQSLAYLRGETAQGMFINFENIVNSTRVKLPFGIAQLGKSFRNEITLGNSIFRTIEFDQAEIEYFFHPKKENWEEIFDSWKKLMWEFITERLGVNKENLRWREHSDKERSFYSKKTVDLEYKYPFGFKELWGIAYRTDYDLKQHAAASKHELSIVDPETNEKIIPHVIEPALGINRLFLTLLCDAYFEEKDRIVLRLHPRIAPIKVAVFPLLKNRKDLVEKAREVYQILKKSIDGKILWDDRGNIGKRYLSQDEIGTPWCVTIDFDTLVDNTVTVRDRDTTNQERIAIQDLANYFSNKLL